The Myxocyprinus asiaticus isolate MX2 ecotype Aquarium Trade chromosome 31, UBuf_Myxa_2, whole genome shotgun sequence genome has a segment encoding these proteins:
- the LOC127422115 gene encoding ribitol 5-phosphate transferase FKRP-like: protein MGEMARIVCKHHYITIFTSHSLSTLIYSWRISFCQALLSGAIVLNLLILYYVSRAQQQMIEKSREQGKGLKKASLPVSGLGAMGSLLGGNMVGGIKVGALDVNLRGPRVTILVREFEDFENYVVDVARSFLRQRPEVPFLAVSVTPPYPPLDLPEGARLLVLSPSPDQPPQTHRPEFNVQTEFALLVPDGLELDHGRQVERLILELEGEGGGPVRLVAAPVLARSAVQCLQLRVNLREWTATYTPAASGSSDRVCTALQGDAVVLIRTEDLFNLSVPLGRPVMSSLFVQTSLRGWKVKLLEGPSFSASHRPLFSSAHNQWKADSRLKDATNHLMHSFGIKRIVLPDGRDQWFGCSKETPRCFGTVRDDTPEYLYLERWTPPCCLRALGETTTYVINILESSGVRYWLEGGSLLGAARHQVIIPWDYDVDLGIYLEDVPNCDYLKNLDSGSLVDANGYLWERAVEADFYRIQYSEANHLHVDLWPFYPRNGVMTRDTWTEHKQDVEFPEHFLQPLVPVPFAGITAYGPNNYRDFLELKFGEGVIKNPQYPNPAKKRLDRSRTLGS from the exons ATGGGGGAAATGGCAAGAATAGTGTGCAAGCA CCACTACATAACAATATTCACTTCCCATTCACTTTCCACCTTGATTTATTCCTGGCGTATCAGTTTTTGCCAGGCTCTGTTATCTGGAGCAATCGTTTTGAACTTGCTCATCCTATATTATGTGTCACGGGCCCAGCAGCAGATGATAGAGAAGAGTCGAGAACAAGGGAAGGGCTTAAAGAAAGCTTCTCTGCCTGTTTCAGGACTTGGAGCTATGGGTAGTCTGTTAGGTGGAAATATGGTTGGCGGCATTAAAGTTGGCGCCCTTGATGTCAACTTGCGTGGACCCCGGGTGACAATCCTTGTTCGCGAGTTTGAAGACTTTGAGAACTATGTTGTTGATGTGGCACGCTCCTTTTTGCGCCAGAGACCAGAGGTGCCCTTCCTTGCAGTGTCCGTCACTCCACCGTACCCTCCTCTGGATCTTCCAGAGGGAGCTCGTCTCCTGGTGTTGTCCCCGAGCCCTGATCAGCCTCCACAAACTCACCGGCCTGAGTTCAATGTGCAGACAGAGTTTGCTTTGTTGGTTCCAGATGGTCTGGAGCTGGACCATGGCCGACAAGTGGAGCGGCTTATCTTGGAGCTAGAAGGGGAGGGTGGCGGGCCAGTTCGGCTGGTTGCTGCCCCTGTGCTGGCCCGCTCGGCAGTGCAGTGCCTGCAACTGCGAGTTAATCTTCGGGAATGGACGGCCACATACACCCCTGCAGCCTCGGGGAGCAGTGATAGGGTCTGCACAGCCCTGCAGGGTGACGCTGTAGTTCTTATCCGTACCGAGGACCTCTTCAATCTCTCGGTTCCATTAGGGCGCCCCGTGATGTCTTCCTTGTTTGTACAGACGTCACTGCGGGGCTGGAAGGTCAAGCTTCTTGAAGGACCTTCGTTCTCGGCTAGTCATCGCCCGCTGTTTAGCTCGGCACATAACCAGTGGAAGGCGGACAGTCGCTTAAAAGATGCCACCAATCACCTAATGCACAGTTTTGGCATAAAGCGCATTGTGCTGCCTGATGGCCGAGATCAGTGGTTTGGTTGCAGCAAGGAGACGCCGCGATGCTTTGGAACAGTGCGTGATGACACTCCTGAATACCTTTATCTAGAGCGCTGGACTCCACCTTGTTGCTTGCGTGCCCTTGGAGAGACCACTACATATGTTATCAACATCTTGGAGAGCTCAGGTGTGCGTTACTGGCTGGAAGGGGGTTCTTTGCTGGGAGCCGCACGACATCAAGTCATAATTCCCTGGGATTATGATGTGGATTTGGGCATCTACCTGGAAGATGTTCCGAATTGCGACTACCTTAAAAACCTGGACTCTGGATCGCTGGTCGATGCTAACGGCTACTTATGGGAGCGAGCGGTAGAGGCCGATTTCTACCGAATTCAGTACAGTGAAGCTAACCATCTGCATGTGGACTTGTGGCCCTTCTATCCCCGAAATGGTGTCATGACCAGGGACACTTGGACTGAGCACAAGCAAGACGTGGAGTTCCCAGAGCACTTCTTGCAACCTCTGGTGCCAGTGCCATTCGCCGGCATCACTGCTTATGGTCCTAACAACTACCGTGACTTCTTGGAACTCAAGTTTGGGGAAGGAGTTATTAAAAACCCTCAGTATCCCAACCCTGCCAAGAAAAGGCTGGACAGAAGTCGCACGTTAGGATCGTAG
- the strn4 gene encoding striatin-4 gives MEGERSGGVAGGTNQSPAGSGSGRNPNGPKAVIGPAPTAAASAAAGAMSGYSQPRDPQDGEAGLSLPGILHFIQYEWSRFHAEKYRWEAERDELRAQVAFLQGERKGQENMKQDLVRRIKMLEYALKQERAKHQKLKSGTDQSLGEKKPETEAEPLPNGPADSDSEPTNQMPWKEGRQLLRKYLEEVGYSDTILDMRSKRVRSLLGRNSPEANGPPPSEPPAEPEPPHSGGESLLVRQIEEQIKRRAGKESSKERMGSSVLDKIPFLRGCEDDDEDDSDEEEDFQGMTTDCIDGHRKNKKSRGKMGGEPMTTDLDPEDDDDEDDSEDALGEFDFLGSGEEGEGAGEARISGDGRELGSENRRNKLQGIMSDFPPKPTSPTSIPGQARSSEGGALGFSSDVFILDAVGGGDMNLGELADLTVANDNDLTIDLQESREEFKKTWNPRFTLRSHFDAIRALTFHPNQAVLLTASEDGTLKLWNLNKAMHSKKNAALDVEPIYTFRAHSGAVLSLAMGMEGESCFSGGLDGTVRGWKIPDLNVDPYDNYDPGVESSALSGHEDAVWGLAYSSSLKRLASCSADGTVRIWDPHSSSPCVSVFNKEKEHGTPTSVAFVNTDPSQVVVSFDGGETLLYDLNTEQSIIVLETQAKDGSELINRVVSHPLQPISITAHENRTIRFLDNKTGKVIHSMVAHLDAVTCLTTDPKGTYLISGSHDCSVRLWMLDNRTCVQEITAHRKKHDEAIHDVAFHPSQPFIASAGADALAKIFI, from the exons ATGGAGGGGGAAAGATCCGGCGGGGTGGCGGGCGGAACGAATCAAAGCCCTGCAGGAAGCGGATCGGGGCGCAATCCGAACGGCCCGAAGGCTGTGATCGGTCCCGCTCCCACCGCAGCAGCCTCCGCAGCAGCCGGGGCGATGTCTGGATACTCCCAGCCACGGGATCCACAGGACGGGGAAGCGGGCCTCTCGCTGCCCGGGATCTTACACTTTATCCAGTATGAATGGAGTCGCTTCCATGCCGAGAAATACCGTTGGGAAGCCGAACGAGACGAGCTGAGG GCTCAGGTGGCATTTCTGCAGGGCGAGAGGAAAGGTCAGGAAAACATGAAGCAGGATCTGGTTCGACGAATCAAGATGCTGGAATACGCGCTGAAACAGGAGAG gGCCAAACATCAGAAGCTAAAAAGCGGCACTGACCAGAGTCTTGGAGAGAAGAAACCAGAGACAGAGGCTGAACCAC TACCCAATGGGCCTGCAGATTCAGACTCTGAGCCAACCAATCAGATGCCTTGGAAAGAAGGGCGTCAATTATTGCGCAA GTACCTGGAAGAGGTGGGTTACTCTGACACCATCCTGGACATGCGCTCCAAACGTGTTCGTTCCCTGCTGGGACGCAACAGCCCAGAGGCTAATGGACCTCCTCCCAGTGAACCGCCTGCAGAACCAGAACCACCCCACAGTGGAGGAGAATCACTACTAGTACGCCAGATAGAAGAACAGATCAAACG GCGTGCTGGGAAAGAGAGTTCTAAAGAACGGATGGGTAGCTCTGTGCTAGATAAAATTCCCTtcctccgtggctgtgaggacGATGATGAGGATGACAGTGATGAAGAGGAAGATTTCCAGGGCATGACTACAGATTGCATCGATGGACACCGCAAAAACAAGAAGTCCAGGGGCAAG ATGGGTGGAGAGCCAATGACCACAGATCTTGACCCTGAGGATGACGACGATGAAGACGACTCGGAGGACGCTCTGGGCGAGTTTGATTTCTTGGGCTCGGGAGAGGAGGGAGAAGGGGCGGGAGAGGCCCGTATCTCTGGAGACGGACGGGAATTGG GTTCAGAGAACCGCCGGAACAAGTTGCAGGGCATAATGTCGGATTTCCCTCCCAAACCCACTTCACCGACTTCTATACCAGGCCAGGCGCGCTCCAGTGAGG GGGGCGCACTAGGCTTCTCGTCTGACGTCTTCATACTAGATGCAGTTGGAGGAGGGGATATGAACCTTGGAGAGCTGGCTGACCTTACTGTTGCCAATGACAATGACCTCACCATTGAC TTGCAGGAAAGTCGCGAGGAGTTCAAGAAGACGTGGAACCCTCGCTTCACACTGCGAAGCCACTTTGACGCCATCCGAGCGTTGACCTTTCACCCCAATCAGGCCGTGCTGCTGACTGCCTCTGAGGACGGGACGCTCAAGCTGTGGAACCTTAACAAGGCCATGCACTCCAAAAA AAATGCAGCGCTGGACGTTGAGCCCATTTATACATTCAGAGCACATAG tggTGCTGTTCTGTCTCTGGCCATGGGGATGGAAGGGGAGTCGTGCTTTAGCGGTGGTCTGGATGGAACTGTGCGTGGCTGGAAGATTCCAGATCTTAATGTGGATCCCTACGACAACTATG ATCCGGGTGTAGAGAGCAGTGCGCTGTCCGGTCACGAGGATGCAGTGTGGGGTTTGGCTTACTCCTCCAGCCTGAAGCGTTTGGCCTCGTGCTCAGCCGATGGCACTGTGCGGATCTGGGACCCCCACAGTTCCTCACCATGTGTCTCTGTCTTCAACAAGGAGAAAG AACACGGCACTCCCACCTCAGTTGCCTTTGTAAACACTGACCCGTCTCAGGTCGTGGTGTCCTTTGATGGGGGCGAGACTCTGCTTTATGACCTCAACACAGAGCAAAGCATCATAGTCCTGGAGACCCAGGCTAAGGATG GCAGTGAATTGATTAACCGTGTGGTCAGCCATCCGTTACAACCGATTTCCATAACAGCCCACGAGAATCGCACCATCCGCTTCCTGGACAacaaaacag GGAAAGTGATTCATTCCATGGTAGCTCACCTGGATGCTGTAACCTGTCTCACCACAGACCCTAAAGGCACTTACCTCATCTCTGGCA GTCATGACTGCTCTGTGCGCTTATGGATGCTGGACAATCGCACGTGTGTGCAGGAGATCACGGCACACAGAAAGAAACATGATGAGGCCATCCATGACGTGGCCTTCCACCCCTCGCAGCCCTTCATCGCCAGCGCTGGGGCTGATGCACTTGCCAAGATCTTCATCTGA